The Amycolatopsis japonica nucleotide sequence GCTTCGGGGAGTCTTCGGCGAAGCAGAGGACGAGGCTTTCGGCGGATTCCGCCGCCGACGCCTCACTGCGCGGGAACAGTTCCGTCTCGTAGGCCTTTAGTGCGGCTTCGACGTCGCCAGGTTGCGCTGCGAGCGCGAGGCCGAGTTCGGCGCCGTCGAGCATCGCGAGATTGGCGCCCTCGCCGGCGAATGGCGACATCAGGTGGGCGGCGTCCCCGAGGAGGGTGACGCCGGGTACCCGATCCCAGCGGTGACCGATGGGCAGTGCGTGGATCAGCCGAGGGATCAGTTCGCCGTCGGCGTCGGCGATCAGCGCGCGCAGAGCGGGGTCCCAGCCGTCGAAGTGGTCCAATACGGCGGCCTTCGCGGCAACGGTGTCGCGGAAATCGATGGTGGAGATCCAGTCCTCGGCGATCTTGAGCGCGATGTAGACGTGGAGGCTGCCGGTGCTGTCGTGGTGTCCCAGAAGTCCTTTGTCCGCACCGAGTGCGAAGAACATGCCGTCGCCGGCGAGCGCGGCGCTCGCGGGGTGGCGTTCCTTGGCGTCGTGGAGGTGGATGTCGACGAAGGAGATGCCTTCGTAGGCCGGTTCGGCGTCGGAGAGCAGGCGGCGGACCTTGGACCACGCGCCGTCGGCACCGATCAGCAGGTCCGTGGTGAAGGACGTGCCGTCGGCCAGGGTCACCTCGTGCCTGCCGTCGCCGAGCGGGCGTGCGCCGGTGCTTTTGGCGCCCCAGCGCACGGTGCTGTCGGGCAGGGAGCCGAGCAGCAGGTCGCGGAGGTCGCCTCGGGCGACTTCAGGGCGCCCGCCGTCTCCGTCGTCGGTCTCGTCCAGGTGCACGACCGCGTGCCGGTCGAGGATGCGCATGGCCTCGCCGCCGGTGTGCACCAGCGTGCGGAACTCGTCGTGGAGACCGGCGGCGCGCAACGCGACCTGTCCGGAATCCTCGTGGATGTCGAGCATGCCGCCCTGTGTGCGGGCGGACGGCGACGCGTCGAGGTCGAAGACCGCGGCTTCGATGCCGTTGACGTGCAGGACGCGGGCCAGGGTGAGTCCGCCGAGGCCGGCGCCGATGATCGCGATCGGGTGGTGTGTGGTCATGTCGGGTTCCTTTCCGGCGGCAGGCCGGTGTGCGTGATTCCGGTGATCAGCACCTGCAGCCCCCACGACATCCGCTGCTCAGGCCGTCCGGTGAGCAGGTCGGCCGCGTGGGCGGCGATCTGGGGATGGGTCGTCTCGTCGGCGTTCCGCACGGCGCGGGCCAGTGCGTCCCAGTCGTCCGGCGAGTCCTGCTCGGCATGCTCGGCCGCGGTCGACGTCGCGTGCTGCAGGAGGATGTCGATCCCCCAGGCGCGCCGCTCGGCGGGCACGTCACCCTCGGCGAGCAGGGCGAGCAGGTTCTCGACCAGGCCGAGGTAGTTCTCGCCGCTCGGGCGGGCCACCAGCGCGGACAGGGCGAGACCGGGGTACTCCAGCAGCGTTTTGGTGTAGGCCGTGAGCAGCCGTTCGAGCCGGTCACGCCAGGAGCCTTCGGCCGCCGGCGGCGTGATGGTGCCGAGGAGTTCGTCGAGGATCGCCGCGTGCAGTTCCGCGGTGTTGCGGACGTAGACGTAGAGCGAGGCTGCGCCGGTGTCGAGTTCCTGCGCCAGGCGGCGCATCGTGACCTTGCGCAGGCCTTCCTCGCGCAGGATCGCGACCGCGGCGGCGACGATGCCGTCGCGGGTCAGCGCGGGTTTGGCCGGTCGCTCCCGGCGGCTCTTCGCAGGTGCCATGCCACCACCATAACGAACATGTTCGTTACGAACAAGTTCGTCACAGGTCACAATGATGCCCTGCTGCCTCTAACGGGGGTTTGTCCGTCCACCGCGGACTGAAAACGACAACGGCAGAGAGATCGACTCTCCCTGCCACTTCTAACGTATAACGCACCTGGGGGCTTGCGGCAAGACCCCGGTCATGCCGCAGAATCCCCCGCCGGAGAACACGAGCTCGACAATCGGGGGAACTCTTGATCGACGTGATCATCGCCGGCGGCGGACCAACCGGCATGATGCTGGGCGCCGAACTGCGACTGCACGGCGTGCGGGTGGTCGTCCTGGAAAAGGATCCGGAACAGTCCAAGGTCGTCCGCTCGATGGGCCTGCACGCGCGCAGTATCGAGGTGATGGACCAGCGCGGTCTGCTGGAGCGCTTCCTCGAACACGGCAAGAAGTATCCGGTCGGCGGCTCCTTCGCGGGCATCATCAAACCGGCGCCCGTGCTGGACAGCGCGCACGCCTACATCCTCGGCATCCCCCAGACCGTCACCGACCGCCTGCTCATCGACCATGCCGCCGAGGTCGGCGTCGACATCCGGCGCGGCTGTGAAGTGGTCGGCCTGACGCAGGACGACGACGGCGTGGACGTCGAACTGGCCGACGGGACGAAGCTGCGTTCGCGCTACCTCGTCGGCTGCGACGGCGGCCGCAGCACCGTGCGCAAGCTCCTCGGGATCGACTTCCCCGGCGAGCCCGCCACCGCCGAGACACTCCTGGGCGAGATGGAACTGACCGAGGACTGGGAAACGGTGCTCGCCGTGATGACCGAGGTCCGCAAGACCCAGCTCCGGTTCGGCCTCTCCCCCATCGGCGACGGGGTGTACCGGGTCGGCGTGCCCGCCGAAGGCCTCGCCGAGGACCCGCGGATCCCGCCGACCTTCGACGAGATCAAACGACAGCTCAAAGCGGTCGCCGGAAGCGACTTCGGCGTGCACTCGCCACGCTGGCTCTCCCGCTTCGGCGACGCGACGCGGCTGGCCGAGCGCTACCGGGCGGGACGCGCGTTCCTGGCGGGCGACGCGGCGCACATCCACCCGCCGGTCGGCGGGCAGGGGCTCAACCTCGGCGTGCAGGACGCCTTCAACCTCGGCTGGAAACTCGCGGGCGCGGTCAACGGCTGGGCGCCGGACGACCTGCTGGACACCTACCACACCGAACGGCATCCCGTGGCCGCAGCGGTACTCGACAACACCCGCGCGCAGATGCAGCTGATGTCGCTCGATCCGGGCTCGCAGGCGGTCCGGCGGCTGCTGGCGGAACTGATGGATTTCGAGGACGTCAGCCGGTATCTGACCGAGAAGATCACCGCGACCGCGATCCGCTACGACTTCGGCGAGGGACACGAACTGCTCGGCCACCGCATGCGGGATCTGGAGCTCAAGCAGGGCCACCTCTACGGACTGACCCGCGGCGGCCGCGGCCTGCTGCTCGACCAGACCGGCTCGCTCTCGGCGCGAGGCTGGGCGGATCGGGTCGATCACGTCGTCGACACCAGCGAGGACCTCGAGGTACCCGCGGTACTGCTGCGCCCGGACGGACACGTGGCCTGGGTGGGCGAAGACCAGGACGATCTGGCCGAGGCGTTGTGCCGGTGGTTCGGAGAGGGCGAAGTCCTCTAGCGCGCCAGGTCCGGCGGTTATTGGCTGGTGGCGTTCCGAAT carries:
- a CDS encoding TetR/AcrR family transcriptional regulator, whose protein sequence is MAPAKSRRERPAKPALTRDGIVAAAVAILREEGLRKVTMRRLAQELDTGAASLYVYVRNTAELHAAILDELLGTITPPAAEGSWRDRLERLLTAYTKTLLEYPGLALSALVARPSGENYLGLVENLLALLAEGDVPAERRAWGIDILLQHATSTAAEHAEQDSPDDWDALARAVRNADETTHPQIAAHAADLLTGRPEQRMSWGLQVLITGITHTGLPPERNPT
- the rox gene encoding rifampin monooxygenase — protein: MIDVIIAGGGPTGMMLGAELRLHGVRVVVLEKDPEQSKVVRSMGLHARSIEVMDQRGLLERFLEHGKKYPVGGSFAGIIKPAPVLDSAHAYILGIPQTVTDRLLIDHAAEVGVDIRRGCEVVGLTQDDDGVDVELADGTKLRSRYLVGCDGGRSTVRKLLGIDFPGEPATAETLLGEMELTEDWETVLAVMTEVRKTQLRFGLSPIGDGVYRVGVPAEGLAEDPRIPPTFDEIKRQLKAVAGSDFGVHSPRWLSRFGDATRLAERYRAGRAFLAGDAAHIHPPVGGQGLNLGVQDAFNLGWKLAGAVNGWAPDDLLDTYHTERHPVAAAVLDNTRAQMQLMSLDPGSQAVRRLLAELMDFEDVSRYLTEKITATAIRYDFGEGHELLGHRMRDLELKQGHLYGLTRGGRGLLLDQTGSLSARGWADRVDHVVDTSEDLEVPAVLLRPDGHVAWVGEDQDDLAEALCRWFGEGEVL
- a CDS encoding FAD-dependent oxidoreductase; translation: MTTHHPIAIIGAGLGGLTLARVLHVNGIEAAVFDLDASPSARTQGGMLDIHEDSGQVALRAAGLHDEFRTLVHTGGEAMRILDRHAVVHLDETDDGDGGRPEVARGDLRDLLLGSLPDSTVRWGAKSTGARPLGDGRHEVTLADGTSFTTDLLIGADGAWSKVRRLLSDAEPAYEGISFVDIHLHDAKERHPASAALAGDGMFFALGADKGLLGHHDSTGSLHVYIALKIAEDWISTIDFRDTVAAKAAVLDHFDGWDPALRALIADADGELIPRLIHALPIGHRWDRVPGVTLLGDAAHLMSPFAGEGANLAMLDGAELGLALAAQPGDVEAALKAYETELFPRSEASAAESAESLVLCFAEDSPKPLLERFASYR